The proteins below come from a single Cannabis sativa cultivar Pink pepper isolate KNU-18-1 chromosome 3, ASM2916894v1, whole genome shotgun sequence genomic window:
- the LOC115708679 gene encoding uncharacterized protein LOC115708679 isoform X1, which translates to MNQGFWVAKGNDGEMAYDDSSRIELKRSQQQWFVEGHPEVELVPNKKQAIEVPNGVHHPFSGMLNTSACVSPWSSTPPGFHSWLYEPETAKTVGFDGLGKMNLERKVEEDSFGNNDSSFGLSMPHALDDPRSSVTYGGLRKVKVSEVKDSENPMFVSIGQAYSRDTDNDILSDNRFMSADQTFNKVEEESSISTSHAFNSGHSFNNGESTIISFGGYDDDRLVSSYELLMAQKMEEMNEKKIANSNAEVLTTSHLTNSVAESVSKKKDDNKFLKKTQPNNFPSNVRSLLSTGMLDGVPVKYVAWSKEKELRGVIKGAGYLCGCQSCNFTKVINAYEFERHADCKTKHPNNHIYFENGKTVYGIVQELRSTPQNMLFDAIQTITGSPINQKSFRLWKESFLAATRELQRIYGTDEGKKQFS; encoded by the exons AATCAAGGGTTTTGGGTGGCAAAGGGTAATGATGGAGAGATGGCATATGATGATTCTTCGAGAATCGAGTTGAAGAGATCTCAACAACAATGGTTCGTGGAAGGCCATCCCGAGGTAGAGCTTGTTCCCAATAAGAAACAAGCTATAGAAGTTCCCAATGGTGTTCATCATCCCTTTTCGGGGATGTTAAACACAAGTGCTTGTGTTTCTCCTTGGAGTAGTACTCCTCCGGGTTTTCATTCGTGGTTATATGAACCCGAGACAGCTAAGACTGTGGGGTTTGATGGCTTGGGGAAAATGAATTTGGAGAGAAAAGTTGAGGAGGATTCATTTGGTAATAATGATTCCTCGTTCGGTTTGTCAATGCCTCATGCCCTTGATGATCCTAGATCGAGTGTTACTTATGGAGGGTTAAGGAAAGTTAAAGTGAGTGAGGTTAAGGATTCTGAGAATCCTATGTTTGTATCGATAGGACAAGCTTATAGTAGGGACACTGATAATGATATCTTATCAGATAATCGTTTTATGTCAGCTGATCAAACATTCAACAAGGTTGAGGAAGAGAGTAGTATATCGACGAGTCATGCTTTCAACTCGGGACATTCCTTTAACAATGGAGAGAGTACTATCATATCATTTGGAGGGTATGATGATGATAGACTGGTTTCGAGTTATGAATTGCTGATGGCTCAAAAGATGGAAGAAATGAATGAGAAAAAGATTGCTAACTCAAATGCTGAAGTACTCACTACTTCCCATTTAACTAATTCTGTTGCAGAAAGTGTATCGAAAAAGAAAGATGATAACAAATTCCTTAAGAAGACTCAACCGAACAATTTCCCTTCAAATGTTCGAAGTTTGCTATCGACTGGTATGCTGGATGGAGTGCCTGTGAAGTATGTTGCCTGGTCAAAGGAG AAGGAGCTTCGTGGCGTTATAAAAGGCGCTGGATATCTATGTGGCTGTCAGTCATGTAATTTCACTAAG GTGATCAATGCATATGAATTCGAACGTCATGCTGATTGCAAAACAAAACACCCGAATAACCATATTTATTTCGAGAATGGTAAAACTGTCTATGGGATTGTTCAAGAACTCAGAAGTACACCTCAGAACATGTTATTTGATGCCATTCAAACCATTACCGGTTCGCCTATCAATCAGAAGTCATTTCGTCTTTGGAAAG AATCCTTTTTGGCTGCAACTCGGGAACTTCAACGAATTTATGGCACCGATGAGGGGAAGAAGCAATTTTCTTGA
- the LOC115708679 gene encoding uncharacterized protein LOC115708679 isoform X2, whose protein sequence is MNQGFWVAKGNDGEMAYDDSSRIELKRSQQQWFVEGHPEVELVPNKKQAIEVPNGVHHPFSGMLNTSACVSPWSSTPPGFHSWLYEPETAKTVGFDGLGKMNLERKVEEDSFGNNDSSFGLSMPHALDDPRSSVTYGGLRKVKVSEVKDSENPMFVSIGQAYSRDTDNDILSDNRFMSADQTFNKVEEESSISTSHAFNSGHSFNNGESTIISFGGYDDDRLVSSYELLMAQKMEEMNEKKIANSNAEVLTTSHLTNSVAESVSKKKDDNKFLKKTQPNNFPSNVRSLLSTGMLDGVPVKYVAWSKEELRGVIKGAGYLCGCQSCNFTKVINAYEFERHADCKTKHPNNHIYFENGKTVYGIVQELRSTPQNMLFDAIQTITGSPINQKSFRLWKESFLAATRELQRIYGTDEGKKQFS, encoded by the exons AATCAAGGGTTTTGGGTGGCAAAGGGTAATGATGGAGAGATGGCATATGATGATTCTTCGAGAATCGAGTTGAAGAGATCTCAACAACAATGGTTCGTGGAAGGCCATCCCGAGGTAGAGCTTGTTCCCAATAAGAAACAAGCTATAGAAGTTCCCAATGGTGTTCATCATCCCTTTTCGGGGATGTTAAACACAAGTGCTTGTGTTTCTCCTTGGAGTAGTACTCCTCCGGGTTTTCATTCGTGGTTATATGAACCCGAGACAGCTAAGACTGTGGGGTTTGATGGCTTGGGGAAAATGAATTTGGAGAGAAAAGTTGAGGAGGATTCATTTGGTAATAATGATTCCTCGTTCGGTTTGTCAATGCCTCATGCCCTTGATGATCCTAGATCGAGTGTTACTTATGGAGGGTTAAGGAAAGTTAAAGTGAGTGAGGTTAAGGATTCTGAGAATCCTATGTTTGTATCGATAGGACAAGCTTATAGTAGGGACACTGATAATGATATCTTATCAGATAATCGTTTTATGTCAGCTGATCAAACATTCAACAAGGTTGAGGAAGAGAGTAGTATATCGACGAGTCATGCTTTCAACTCGGGACATTCCTTTAACAATGGAGAGAGTACTATCATATCATTTGGAGGGTATGATGATGATAGACTGGTTTCGAGTTATGAATTGCTGATGGCTCAAAAGATGGAAGAAATGAATGAGAAAAAGATTGCTAACTCAAATGCTGAAGTACTCACTACTTCCCATTTAACTAATTCTGTTGCAGAAAGTGTATCGAAAAAGAAAGATGATAACAAATTCCTTAAGAAGACTCAACCGAACAATTTCCCTTCAAATGTTCGAAGTTTGCTATCGACTGGTATGCTGGATGGAGTGCCTGTGAAGTATGTTGCCTGGTCAAAGGAG GAGCTTCGTGGCGTTATAAAAGGCGCTGGATATCTATGTGGCTGTCAGTCATGTAATTTCACTAAG GTGATCAATGCATATGAATTCGAACGTCATGCTGATTGCAAAACAAAACACCCGAATAACCATATTTATTTCGAGAATGGTAAAACTGTCTATGGGATTGTTCAAGAACTCAGAAGTACACCTCAGAACATGTTATTTGATGCCATTCAAACCATTACCGGTTCGCCTATCAATCAGAAGTCATTTCGTCTTTGGAAAG AATCCTTTTTGGCTGCAACTCGGGAACTTCAACGAATTTATGGCACCGATGAGGGGAAGAAGCAATTTTCTTGA